The following proteins are encoded in a genomic region of Neomicrococcus aestuarii:
- a CDS encoding alkaline phosphatase family protein, with the protein MLSSAAAVLGVDGFENTLNLPAATRVCVILVDGLGLRLLKKKAAYAPFIKSVIDSNKPLEAAFPTTTATSLASLGTGLPSGQHGLAGYDAVDPVLRRTVNQLSGWPADLLPDQWQPHPTIFERASETLNVTTVSKAKFEESSLTRAALRGGNFVAAGSLTARAGAALEALKAPQSLVYFYWDEIDKAGHRFGSESEKWTFQLEELDSGLRRFAARVPANTLVLLTADHGMVDIPEAQRIDYSQFPELLDGIELTAGEPRCVQLHFALDATDEQRERTITAWRERFAKQAVVMERHEVIARGLLGENPDPRVVGRFGDVFVLAHAQVALLDGRRVAPHAFSVVGQHGSLTAAERIIPLLTLKRP; encoded by the coding sequence GTGCTCTCGAGCGCGGCGGCCGTCTTGGGTGTCGACGGTTTTGAGAACACGTTGAACCTTCCGGCCGCCACACGGGTGTGCGTGATCCTGGTGGATGGGCTGGGCTTGCGCCTTCTGAAGAAGAAGGCTGCGTACGCGCCGTTCATCAAATCGGTTATCGACTCAAACAAGCCGCTGGAAGCGGCGTTTCCCACCACCACGGCAACCTCGCTTGCGTCTCTGGGAACCGGCTTGCCGTCAGGCCAGCACGGTTTGGCCGGCTATGACGCGGTGGATCCTGTACTGCGACGCACGGTGAACCAGCTCAGCGGCTGGCCCGCAGACCTTCTGCCGGATCAGTGGCAACCGCACCCGACCATTTTTGAGCGGGCAAGCGAAACGCTCAACGTCACCACCGTCAGTAAAGCCAAGTTTGAAGAAAGCTCGCTTACGCGGGCTGCTCTTCGCGGCGGAAACTTTGTGGCCGCCGGATCCCTCACGGCACGCGCCGGGGCGGCTCTCGAAGCGCTCAAGGCGCCACAGAGCCTGGTCTATTTCTATTGGGATGAGATCGACAAAGCCGGTCACCGCTTTGGATCAGAGTCTGAGAAGTGGACGTTCCAGCTCGAAGAGCTAGATTCCGGCTTGCGTCGCTTTGCCGCTCGCGTCCCGGCCAATACCTTGGTGCTGCTGACTGCGGATCACGGCATGGTGGATATCCCCGAGGCCCAGCGCATCGATTACTCGCAATTCCCAGAGCTGCTGGACGGCATCGAGCTGACAGCGGGGGAGCCGCGGTGCGTGCAATTGCACTTCGCCCTCGACGCCACCGACGAACAGCGCGAACGTACCATCACCGCGTGGCGGGAACGCTTCGCAAAACAGGCCGTGGTCATGGAACGTCATGAAGTCATTGCTCGAGGACTCTTGGGCGAGAACCCGGACCCACGGGTAGTGGGACGTTTCGGTGATGTCTTTGTTCTAGCTCACGCACAGGTAGCGCTGTTGGATGGGCGCCGCGTGGCCCCTCACGCGTTCAGCGTAGTGGGTCAGCACGGAAGCTTGACCGCGGCAGAGCGCATCATCCCTCTGCTGACGCTAAAGAGGCCCTAA
- the sepH gene encoding septation protein SepH: protein MTQLRLVGIHEEGNTLLLSGDDGATFELPIDEALRAAISRAHFRSHRGENDAPLQLTPREIQGRIRSGMSAEEVAAESGLTLAHILKYEGPVRAERDHVARLAQAVEVSAPSHSETYRAAFGDEPATLGSMVEVRLRQFGIDTAEARWDAWRLEDGQWEVTCDFDTSSTESRVIGEEPPARWIFHATHRTLMNKNRWAQVLGELETVDHPGPVRRLSAVQDNVFDVEASEQPGRRTAPEPSEQEELLEVLRQRRGQRLGADEDADDALALMLSKGSIPAAHPRNPALLDEDENNEYDDAASSPVDSGKEEAAPVRNDRLASVTRLDRASRSKDSQPAEEPQKAEEASKEATEESHPKNKRRRSSVPSWDEIVFGKKDR from the coding sequence ATGACGCAGCTGAGGCTTGTCGGGATTCACGAAGAGGGCAACACGTTGCTCTTAAGCGGTGACGACGGCGCGACCTTCGAGCTACCTATCGATGAAGCATTGCGCGCCGCGATTTCGCGCGCCCATTTCCGTTCACACCGTGGCGAAAATGATGCTCCGTTGCAGTTGACTCCTCGCGAAATTCAGGGCCGTATCCGGTCGGGAATGTCCGCTGAAGAAGTGGCTGCCGAGTCCGGTCTGACGCTCGCTCACATCTTGAAGTACGAAGGCCCGGTGCGCGCCGAGCGCGATCACGTGGCTCGTCTGGCGCAGGCCGTTGAGGTTTCTGCTCCGTCACATTCGGAGACTTACCGTGCCGCTTTCGGCGACGAACCAGCCACGCTGGGCTCGATGGTTGAGGTCCGTTTACGCCAGTTCGGCATCGATACCGCGGAGGCCCGCTGGGATGCGTGGCGTCTCGAGGATGGACAGTGGGAAGTCACATGCGACTTCGACACTTCCTCCACCGAGTCCCGTGTCATTGGTGAAGAACCGCCGGCGCGTTGGATTTTCCATGCCACGCACCGCACGCTCATGAACAAGAACCGCTGGGCTCAAGTGCTTGGCGAGTTGGAGACCGTGGATCATCCCGGTCCCGTGCGTCGACTGAGCGCGGTTCAGGACAACGTTTTTGATGTTGAAGCCTCGGAACAACCAGGCCGCCGTACCGCTCCCGAGCCCAGCGAGCAAGAAGAGTTGCTTGAGGTGCTCCGTCAGCGCCGCGGTCAGCGCCTTGGTGCCGACGAGGACGCCGATGACGCTCTCGCGCTGATGCTTTCCAAGGGTTCTATTCCTGCGGCTCACCCTCGCAACCCGGCTTTGCTGGATGAGGATGAGAACAATGAGTACGACGACGCCGCGTCCAGCCCGGTAGATTCCGGCAAGGAAGAAGCCGCTCCCGTACGCAACGACCGTCTTGCGTCCGTAACGCGACTTGATCGTGCGTCCCGTTCTAAGGACTCCCAGCCAGCTGAAGAGCCTCAGAAGGCTGAAGAAGCGTCAAAGGAAGCAACTGAAGAGTCGCACCCTAAGAACAAGCGTCGCCGTTCGTCTGTCCCTAGCTGGGATGAGATCGTCTTCGGCAAGAAGGACCGCTAA
- a CDS encoding DUF4193 domain-containing protein: protein MATDYDAPRKTDEDLNEDSIEELKGRRSDKQSAVVDEDEAEAADSYELPGADLSNEELQVRVLPAQADEFTCASCFLVRHRSQIAKEKDGLLYCNDCEG from the coding sequence ATGGCTACTGACTACGATGCACCGCGGAAAACTGATGAGGACCTCAATGAGGATTCCATCGAGGAACTCAAGGGGCGCCGTTCCGATAAGCAGTCTGCAGTCGTAGACGAGGATGAGGCGGAAGCCGCCGATAGTTACGAACTACCGGGTGCTGATCTCTCCAACGAAGAACTGCAGGTTCGCGTTCTTCCAGCGCAGGCTGATGAATTCACGTGCGCTTCCTGCTTCTTGGTTCGCCACCGTTCGCAGATCGCGAAGGAAAAGGACGGACTTCTGTACTGCAACGACTGCGAAGGCTAA
- a CDS encoding DUF3093 domain-containing protein: MSSSTPLAPTSTPTYTEKLWPAWWIWVVILGAGGALALAFAPISVLWSSVVGIIFIIVASILVISSIAKIEVTPERVSVGRASIEREFICEFSSHRRDDAFFERGRGLNGTAFMCFRGWIDPVVKMEVTDERDATPYWLVSTRHPEKFVAALEATKPTA; encoded by the coding sequence ATGTCCTCTTCTACACCTTTAGCACCCACATCCACGCCTACGTACACCGAAAAATTGTGGCCGGCATGGTGGATTTGGGTAGTAATTCTTGGCGCTGGCGGGGCTTTAGCGTTGGCCTTCGCGCCGATCTCCGTACTGTGGAGCTCCGTGGTGGGCATCATCTTCATCATCGTCGCGTCCATCCTGGTCATCTCCTCGATCGCGAAAATTGAAGTCACCCCGGAACGCGTTTCGGTGGGCCGCGCGTCCATCGAGCGCGAATTCATTTGCGAGTTCAGCAGCCACCGCCGCGATGATGCGTTCTTCGAGCGCGGTCGTGGGCTCAACGGTACGGCGTTCATGTGCTTCCGCGGATGGATTGACCCTGTCGTGAAGATGGAGGTCACGGATGAGCGTGACGCCACCCCGTACTGGCTGGTGTCCACGCGCCACCCCGAAAAGTTTGTGGCCGCCCTTGAAGCAACGAAGCCAACTGCCTAA
- the dut gene encoding dUTP diphosphatase produces the protein MTNAPEPLSIQILMLDPDLEPPSYAHPGDAGADLRAREGFTLEPGERALVPTGVAIALPLGFVGLIHPRSGLATKHGITVVNAPGTVDAGYRGEIKVTLLNTDLRESMTFERGDRIAQLVIQRVEQAVFVPVDSLSESERGTGGFGSTGGFTAANQK, from the coding sequence ATGACCAACGCCCCCGAGCCATTGAGCATCCAGATTCTTATGCTGGACCCGGATCTTGAGCCACCAAGCTACGCACACCCAGGCGATGCCGGTGCTGACTTGCGTGCGCGTGAAGGCTTCACGCTGGAACCCGGCGAGCGAGCTCTGGTTCCCACCGGTGTGGCAATTGCGTTGCCACTGGGTTTTGTGGGTCTCATTCACCCTCGCTCCGGGCTCGCTACCAAGCACGGAATTACTGTGGTGAACGCGCCTGGAACCGTTGACGCTGGCTACCGCGGTGAAATCAAGGTCACGTTGTTGAACACGGACTTGCGCGAATCAATGACCTTCGAACGCGGCGATCGTATTGCCCAATTGGTGATCCAGCGCGTTGAGCAGGCTGTTTTTGTGCCGGTTGACTCATTGTCCGAGTCTGAACGCGGCACGGGCGGCTTTGGCTCAACGGGCGGCTTCACTGCGGCGAACCAGAAGTAG
- a CDS encoding DUF3710 domain-containing protein, with the protein MFGRKKKEAAVTELSAQETAEAETQEEPARKVAGPTTGPYDVADRQRTDDYVDLGSLLVKPFEGVNLRLELEESSNRVIAVGLQDEQSSVQLQAFSAPKSEGLWEGISAQIEESVTTQGGIVDRVEGRFGEEVLARVPATGADGSKGHMVARFIGIDGPRWFLRGVIGGEAALNKQLAKKIEDCIAEIIVVRGDNPMPPTELLPLRMPEEVAQQQAPSSPSPMGAPERGPEITEIR; encoded by the coding sequence ATGTTTGGACGTAAAAAGAAGGAAGCGGCCGTAACCGAGCTAAGCGCTCAGGAGACCGCGGAAGCGGAGACTCAGGAGGAGCCGGCGCGCAAGGTTGCGGGCCCTACGACGGGACCGTACGACGTCGCAGATCGGCAACGCACGGATGATTACGTTGATCTTGGCTCGCTGTTGGTCAAGCCATTTGAGGGCGTGAACTTGCGTCTGGAACTTGAGGAATCCTCGAACCGCGTAATTGCGGTGGGCCTGCAAGACGAGCAGTCCAGCGTCCAGCTTCAAGCGTTCTCAGCCCCGAAGTCTGAGGGACTGTGGGAAGGCATTAGCGCTCAGATCGAAGAGTCCGTGACGACTCAGGGCGGCATCGTTGACCGTGTCGAGGGACGCTTCGGTGAGGAAGTGCTGGCACGTGTGCCTGCGACGGGCGCTGATGGGAGCAAGGGCCACATGGTGGCTCGTTTCATTGGCATCGACGGCCCGCGCTGGTTCTTGCGCGGAGTGATCGGTGGCGAAGCGGCGCTAAACAAGCAACTCGCCAAGAAGATCGAAGACTGCATCGCCGAGATCATTGTGGTGCGTGGAGATAACCCCATGCCTCCCACAGAGCTGTTGCCGCTGCGCATGCCAGAAGAGGTGGCACAGCAGCAGGCTCCGAGTAGCCCCAGCCCCATGGGCGCTCCAGAGCGTGGCCCCGAGATCACCGAGATTCGCTAA
- a CDS encoding single stranded DNA-binding domain-containing protein codes for MRITDFDHLPERGSIEARGHVDSVMILPKNQVPEYSVMVAAQPAPPGGRRRAASRIRLIFMGQRRVPGIDAGTLLAFRGTVGVVDNIPTIYNPSYEILPSTEDNE; via the coding sequence ATGCGGATCACCGACTTTGACCACCTGCCTGAACGCGGCTCTATCGAAGCGCGCGGGCACGTGGACTCCGTCATGATCCTTCCCAAGAACCAGGTCCCCGAGTACTCGGTGATGGTGGCGGCTCAGCCGGCCCCTCCGGGTGGGCGGCGACGGGCAGCGTCACGCATCCGCTTGATCTTCATGGGCCAGCGACGTGTGCCCGGTATTGACGCGGGAACCCTGCTGGCGTTTCGCGGCACGGTAGGAGTGGTGGACAACATCCCAACCATCTATAACCCCAGCTACGAAATTCTTCCCAGCACTGAGGACAACGAGTAA
- a CDS encoding DUF3159 domain-containing protein codes for MSENTPNEPSQESLARQIAQSAGVHHKEDGQVDVLRTVGGLRGILESLLPGLVFLVVFTVTQQLNPSLIASLAVAVIFTIARLVQKTPLTQALAGLIGVVVCAFVARTTGEARDYYVPGFFTNAGYAVALIVSIAVKWPLMGVILGFIRGEGTAWRQKPDRKRAYVIATWVLVAMFIARIAVQVPLYFANMIEALGTARLIMGIPLYAGALWLAWLVSRPVDPTATEDEALELGHQD; via the coding sequence ATGAGTGAGAACACCCCGAACGAGCCCAGCCAAGAATCGTTGGCTCGGCAGATCGCGCAGTCCGCGGGCGTGCATCACAAAGAGGACGGGCAAGTCGATGTCCTCAGAACCGTGGGTGGTTTGCGCGGCATTCTGGAGAGTTTGCTCCCAGGATTGGTGTTCTTGGTGGTTTTCACGGTCACTCAGCAACTGAATCCTTCACTGATTGCCTCCCTTGCCGTGGCCGTGATCTTCACGATCGCTCGACTTGTACAAAAAACACCGCTGACGCAGGCTCTTGCGGGCCTCATTGGTGTGGTGGTGTGTGCGTTCGTCGCTCGGACCACCGGGGAAGCACGTGACTACTACGTGCCGGGGTTCTTCACGAACGCCGGATACGCCGTCGCTCTCATTGTCTCGATCGCCGTGAAGTGGCCGCTCATGGGTGTCATCCTCGGATTTATCCGAGGTGAAGGCACCGCCTGGAGGCAAAAGCCGGATCGCAAGCGTGCCTATGTGATTGCCACGTGGGTCTTGGTGGCGATGTTCATCGCTCGAATCGCGGTTCAGGTCCCGTTGTATTTCGCCAACATGATCGAAGCGCTCGGTACCGCGCGGTTGATCATGGGGATCCCGCTCTATGCTGGCGCACTGTGGCTGGCCTGGCTGGTGTCGCGGCCTGTTGACCCCACGGCTACCGAAGATGAAGCCCTCGAGCTGGGTCACCAAGACTAA
- a CDS encoding potassium channel family protein, which yields MKVVIIGAGAVGSSIGRELLSHGHEVLMIDQKPEVVGRSGLKGAQWLFGDACEISVLREAHLEDKDVAVSATGDDKVNLVVSLLAKTEFGVKRTVGRVNNPKNDWMFDDSWGVDVAVSTPRLMTALVEEAVEIGDVVRLLTLQTGVSSLVEFTVPEDSKLIGKALGRVPWPQDATVVAILRDERPITPSPDDVLEAHDEIFLITTIEAERILREVLQSK from the coding sequence GTGAAAGTAGTGATCATTGGTGCCGGAGCTGTGGGCTCCAGCATTGGCCGCGAACTCCTCTCCCACGGTCACGAAGTGCTCATGATTGATCAGAAGCCAGAAGTGGTGGGACGCTCCGGGCTCAAGGGAGCGCAGTGGCTCTTCGGCGACGCGTGCGAAATCTCCGTACTGCGCGAAGCGCACTTGGAGGACAAAGACGTAGCGGTTTCCGCCACCGGTGATGACAAGGTCAACCTCGTTGTCTCGTTGCTGGCCAAGACGGAATTCGGTGTCAAGCGCACGGTGGGACGCGTCAACAACCCCAAGAACGACTGGATGTTTGACGACTCCTGGGGTGTAGACGTGGCCGTGTCCACGCCGCGCCTGATGACCGCCCTCGTAGAAGAAGCCGTGGAAATTGGCGACGTGGTGCGCCTGCTGACCCTGCAGACCGGCGTGTCTTCGCTCGTAGAATTCACCGTTCCCGAGGATTCAAAGCTCATTGGCAAAGCGTTGGGACGTGTGCCGTGGCCACAAGATGCCACCGTGGTGGCCATTCTTCGCGACGAACGCCCCATCACCCCCAGCCCGGATGACGTGCTCGAAGCTCACGATGAGATCTTCTTGATCACCACCATCGAAGCGGAACGAATCCTCCGCGAAGTGCTGCAGTCCAAATAG
- a CDS encoding potassium channel family protein, producing the protein MAHFVIMGCGRVGVTLAHTLEDSGHFVAVIDQDDRSFRRLRRDFSGRKVTGVGFDRDTLERAGIAEAYAFAAVSSGDNSNILATRVAREQYHVEHVVARIYDPGRAEIYQRLGIPTVAAVRWSADQVLRRILPDHARIGDFREASGRLVLGEISVHEGWYGRELREIEEFAGVRIAYVTRFGQGILPTASMRYQQGDILHAMMPLARETEIDRVISTAPALTVEEEQ; encoded by the coding sequence ATGGCGCACTTTGTAATCATGGGTTGTGGACGCGTGGGCGTCACGCTCGCGCATACCCTTGAAGACAGCGGCCATTTTGTTGCCGTGATCGATCAGGATGATCGGTCTTTTCGGCGACTTCGCAGGGATTTTTCCGGGCGAAAGGTCACCGGGGTGGGCTTTGACCGCGACACGCTTGAGCGCGCCGGCATTGCCGAAGCCTACGCTTTTGCCGCCGTTTCTAGCGGTGACAACTCCAACATTTTGGCCACGCGCGTGGCCCGTGAGCAATACCACGTCGAGCATGTGGTGGCTCGTATCTATGACCCAGGCCGTGCAGAGATCTATCAGCGTCTCGGCATACCAACGGTGGCCGCCGTTCGATGGAGCGCGGACCAAGTACTTCGCCGCATCCTCCCCGACCATGCGCGCATTGGCGACTTCCGTGAAGCCTCCGGCCGTCTGGTGCTTGGCGAAATCTCTGTGCACGAAGGCTGGTACGGCCGCGAGCTCCGTGAGATTGAGGAATTTGCTGGCGTTCGAATCGCGTACGTGACCCGATTTGGCCAGGGAATTCTTCCCACCGCCTCCATGCGATACCAGCAGGGCGATATTTTGCACGCGATGATGCCGCTGGCTCGAGAGACCGAGATTGACCGGGTCATTTCCACCGCACCCGCACTCACCGTGGAGGAAGAACAGTGA
- a CDS encoding APC family permease, with translation MLSFLDALKRAVVGQPFMTRRIPDKPMRKRLALPLLSANPLSSMAYAPDEIILTLAVAGLAALHVAPWVGVAVAVIMLLIILSYRESVRAYPSGGGDYEIAKTNIGPSAGIIVAAALMVDFVLTVAVSTSSAAHYIIAMFPALAGSQGIIAGCGVVILTLINLRGRGKNRTLASIPVILFVAALVVLIVVGSIRAATGTLERLASADFEVLPEAGFDSGLTGLLGVLVVLRAFSTGSAAMTGIEGPISNVHALKAPRARNARAILLMLGFTAAAISIGLMFLARAADIRVTENPHENLRLNGGPIPDNYVQDPVLGQLAHAVFGLNSPLFYVLGVLTVLVLATAGHMAFRSFPNLASLLAHDGFLPRQLRRRGDRLGYSNGILALGLAALCLVVVFQAHLTSLIQLYVVGVFVSFTLSQLGMLRHWGRKARNTASKAARLRIARARILNLVGLIITATVLFVVLLTRLTLGAWLAIAAIAVLYLVMHSIHEHYEQVERELKIDDLQYSRALPSRVHALILVSSIRKPVLRAVASARASRPSRIEALVVDVDNVSTERTLQAWDKLDLPVPIRVLASPYRETTSPITDYIRSIRARYPRDLVVVYIPEYVVGHWWEQLVHNQTALRIKTRLHFEPGVVVASVPWQLQSSRELIAQYDDAAADSAESSVSAGSITPAPSAPSSKIPPKESHGS, from the coding sequence GTGCTGTCATTTCTCGATGCGCTCAAGAGAGCGGTGGTGGGTCAACCGTTCATGACACGGCGGATCCCCGATAAGCCCATGCGGAAACGGCTGGCTCTGCCGCTGTTGTCGGCCAATCCGCTGTCTTCTATGGCGTACGCGCCGGATGAGATTATCCTGACGCTTGCCGTGGCTGGTCTTGCTGCGCTCCACGTGGCGCCTTGGGTGGGTGTTGCCGTGGCGGTGATCATGTTGCTGATCATCCTGTCCTATCGGGAGTCCGTGAGGGCGTACCCCTCTGGTGGTGGCGACTATGAGATCGCTAAGACCAACATTGGTCCAAGCGCTGGCATCATTGTGGCGGCAGCGCTCATGGTGGACTTTGTCCTCACCGTTGCCGTTTCCACGTCTTCGGCCGCGCACTACATCATCGCTATGTTCCCCGCACTTGCTGGCAGCCAAGGGATCATCGCAGGCTGCGGCGTCGTCATTCTGACACTGATCAATCTCCGTGGCCGGGGCAAGAACCGAACCCTCGCCTCCATTCCCGTCATTCTCTTTGTGGCCGCGCTGGTGGTGCTCATTGTGGTGGGTAGCATCCGTGCCGCCACCGGAACCCTGGAGCGGCTCGCTTCGGCGGACTTCGAGGTACTCCCAGAGGCAGGCTTTGATTCCGGGCTCACCGGACTGCTGGGCGTCCTGGTGGTGCTTCGCGCGTTCTCCACCGGTTCTGCCGCGATGACCGGCATTGAGGGTCCCATCTCCAACGTCCACGCGCTCAAAGCACCGCGCGCCCGCAACGCTCGAGCCATCCTTTTGATGTTGGGCTTTACCGCCGCCGCGATTTCCATAGGACTTATGTTCTTGGCGCGTGCCGCCGATATTCGGGTGACGGAGAACCCTCACGAGAACCTGCGCCTCAATGGCGGACCGATCCCCGATAACTACGTGCAGGATCCTGTCCTGGGGCAGTTGGCTCACGCGGTCTTCGGCCTGAATTCGCCGCTCTTCTACGTGCTCGGAGTGCTGACGGTGCTGGTGCTAGCCACCGCGGGCCACATGGCGTTCCGTTCCTTCCCCAACCTGGCATCGCTCTTGGCTCACGACGGCTTCTTGCCGCGTCAGTTGCGCCGCCGCGGCGATCGCTTGGGCTACAGCAACGGCATCCTGGCCTTGGGTCTTGCGGCACTGTGCCTAGTAGTGGTGTTCCAAGCTCACCTGACCTCGCTCATCCAGCTCTATGTGGTGGGCGTGTTTGTTTCATTCACGCTGAGCCAGCTGGGCATGCTTCGCCACTGGGGCCGCAAAGCGCGCAACACGGCGAGCAAAGCAGCCCGACTCCGCATCGCACGCGCCCGCATTCTGAACCTCGTGGGACTGATCATCACCGCTACGGTGCTCTTCGTGGTGTTGCTGACCCGCTTGACGCTGGGCGCCTGGCTGGCCATCGCCGCCATCGCGGTCTTGTACCTCGTCATGCACTCCATCCACGAGCACTACGAGCAAGTGGAACGCGAACTCAAAATCGATGATCTGCAGTATTCGCGCGCTTTGCCGTCGCGAGTGCACGCCCTCATTTTGGTCTCCTCCATCCGCAAGCCGGTGTTGCGCGCCGTGGCCTCCGCTCGCGCCTCCCGGCCAAGCCGTATCGAGGCCCTCGTCGTGGATGTCGACAACGTGTCCACGGAGCGCACCCTGCAGGCCTGGGACAAGCTTGATTTGCCGGTGCCTATTCGCGTGCTGGCCTCCCCGTACCGGGAAACCACGTCACCGATCACGGACTACATTCGCTCCATCCGCGCTCGTTATCCGCGCGACCTTGTAGTGGTCTATATCCCCGAATACGTCGTGGGTCACTGGTGGGAGCAGCTCGTTCACAACCAGACGGCGCTTCGCATCAAGACTCGCTTGCACTTTGAGCCGGGTGTGGTGGTGGCGTCCGTGCCGTGGCAGCTTCAGTCCTCGCGTGAGTTGATTGCGCAGTACGACGACGCAGCTGCGGACAGTGCCGAAAGTTCCGTTTCCGCTGGCTCCATCACGCCCGCACCTTCCGCTCCCAGCTCGAAAATACCTCCAAAGGAATCTCATGGATCTTGA
- a CDS encoding class I SAM-dependent RNA methyltransferase produces MDLELTLERVAHGGHCVARHEGRVVFVRHGIPGERVIARVDAGEDTKRFWNASVVKVLEASPDRVKHIWNMADALAAEEHGAHPVGGAEFGHISLARQRSLKAEVFREQLTRLAQTDPDSVGFHGVESVPVAGWDESESAREDDGLAWRSRASFSVTKDGRLAMHPFHSNELVPIAEMPLAAEAINNLKLWETDFRGFERIEVAAPSTGQAPLLVLIPRADNRTFRPPHGEAIENASGVVVVEQTRGSAGDGRGSLRTLAGKPYVMEQAGRRALRVTGEGFWQIHRGAPRVLTEAMLDYARPEAGETAADLYAGAGLFTAALADAVGSRGAVLSIEGAPGTSADAAYNFEADSQVYVTRGRVERTLAYETRGDSLDAIVLDPPRVGAGKQSVQAMAQTNAQRIAYVSCDPASFARDVGYFKNHGYELRNARVFDLYPHTHHMEIVGLLAKNEG; encoded by the coding sequence ATGGATCTTGAACTCACTCTTGAACGCGTCGCTCACGGCGGACATTGCGTGGCGCGGCACGAAGGGCGAGTGGTCTTTGTACGTCATGGCATCCCGGGCGAGCGAGTCATTGCACGAGTAGATGCAGGGGAGGACACCAAACGATTCTGGAACGCCTCCGTGGTGAAGGTTCTTGAAGCGTCCCCAGACCGCGTGAAGCACATCTGGAACATGGCCGATGCGCTCGCTGCCGAGGAGCATGGCGCGCATCCCGTGGGCGGTGCCGAATTCGGGCACATCTCCTTGGCGCGCCAGCGCTCCCTCAAGGCCGAAGTGTTCCGCGAACAGCTCACCCGCCTAGCGCAGACCGATCCGGACTCGGTGGGTTTCCACGGGGTGGAATCCGTACCAGTGGCTGGTTGGGATGAATCAGAGAGCGCGCGAGAAGACGACGGCCTCGCCTGGCGCTCCCGAGCATCCTTCTCCGTGACCAAGGATGGGCGCCTGGCAATGCACCCATTCCACTCCAACGAACTCGTTCCCATCGCGGAGATGCCACTAGCCGCCGAGGCCATCAACAACCTCAAGCTCTGGGAGACAGACTTCCGCGGCTTCGAACGCATCGAAGTGGCCGCGCCCTCCACCGGACAGGCTCCGTTGCTGGTTCTGATCCCGCGTGCGGATAACCGAACTTTCCGCCCACCTCACGGTGAGGCCATTGAGAACGCAAGCGGCGTCGTCGTAGTGGAACAGACCCGAGGAAGTGCCGGTGACGGCCGCGGATCCTTGCGCACCCTCGCAGGCAAGCCGTATGTGATGGAGCAAGCCGGGCGGCGTGCGCTGCGCGTGACCGGCGAAGGGTTCTGGCAGATTCACCGCGGCGCCCCCCGCGTCCTGACCGAAGCCATGCTGGACTACGCGCGACCGGAAGCAGGGGAGACGGCTGCCGATTTGTACGCCGGTGCGGGACTGTTCACCGCTGCGCTCGCAGACGCTGTGGGCTCGCGCGGCGCCGTGCTCTCCATTGAGGGGGCGCCCGGAACCAGCGCCGATGCGGCCTACAATTTCGAAGCGGACTCGCAGGTGTACGTGACACGCGGACGCGTAGAACGAACCTTGGCCTATGAAACCCGGGGTGATTCGCTCGACGCGATCGTGCTGGATCCGCCGCGCGTGGGTGCCGGCAAGCAATCGGTGCAGGCCATGGCGCAGACTAACGCCCAGCGGATTGCCTACGTAAGCTGTGATCCCGCGAGCTTCGCGCGTGACGTGGGGTATTTCAAGAATCACGGTTATGAATTACGCAACGCGAGAGTATTCGATTTATACCCTCACACGCACCACATGGAGATTGTGGGTTTGCTCGCAAAAAATGAGGGCTAG